The window TTTCCGAGGGTTATCCCAAAGCCTAGGGCAGGTTACTCACGTGTTACTCACCCGTTCGCCGCTCGAGTACCCCGAAGGGCCTTTCCGCTCGACTTGCATGTGTTAAGCACGCCGCCAGCGTTCGTCCTGAGCCAGGATCAAACTCTCCAACAAAAAACTGTATGGAAAAAATGTCCCGGCAACAAAAAAGTTGCCAAAGGAATCCAACCAAACCAACCCACAATCCCCGAAGAAACCATGAGCAAGCCGGCCGGGGTAAAATCATAATTGGCACTGGCTTATCAAGCACCCTGTTGAGTTCTCAAAGAACAAACACACACCGAACCGCCAACCCCAATCAAAGGGGCCCACAACCCGGGGCTTTTCACTCCCACTTCAACACCCGGCGTTCCCGCCCGGCGCTTTTACTACGCTACCCGGTCGTTTCCGCCGAGTCAAACCGGAATTTCCCGGTTTGTCTAACTCGTTCCCACAGAAAGTCACGGCGGGTGACCCGCCGTAGAAGTTCTAGAAGGATTTGCAGGCCGTCCTGTCTGCGGTCTCACCCGCATGTCGTCCGGTTCCCTGCCGACCTGCAACCATACCCGGTCGGTCTCGCGACGCCAAATCGACCCGACCTGCAGATCGTCCGTGCCGCCCCGCCCGCCAGCCTCGTACCCGGCGGTTGCCCGCCCGAGAGCCTGGAGGTTGTCCCGCAGTTCCGGCCTTCCGGTGTTGTTCACACCGTTTCTGTCCGTTCCCCTGCGGGCAGACAGAAAGTTACGCGCCCGGCGGATTGATCGTCAAATCCGCCGGGCGCGTTCCCCGTCACATCAGCAGACGCGACTAAACGGCCAGCTCGATGCCGGCGAAGGTGCGCTTGCCCCGGCGCAGTACGAGGTACCGCCCGTGCAGCAGGGACTGCGGCCCCACCTCGGCGTCCACATCCGACACCCGCTCGTTGTTGACGTACGCACCGCCCTCGCTGATCGCCCGTCGGGCCTCGTTCAGGCTGCTCACCAGACCGGCCTCCTTGAGTAGGACGGCAACGGACGGCAGCTCGGCGAGGCGTACGAGTCCGGCTTCGGTGAGAGCGGCCCGCAACGTCTGCGGGGCGAGTTCGTCCAGCGAGCCCCGACCGAACAGGGCCTGGCTCGCCGCGACCGCCTGCCGGGTCTCCTCCTCCCCGTGCACCAGGGTGGTCAGCTCCTCGGCCAGCGCCCGCTGGGCAAGCCGGGCCTGGGGCCGTTCCACCGTCGCCCGCTCCAACTCCTCGATCTCGGCGTGCGAGCGGAAGCTGAAGTAGCGCAGGTAGCGGCCGACGTCCTGGTCGGCCGCGTTGATCCAGAACTGGTAGAAGGCGTACGGGCTGGTCATGGTCGGGTCGAGCCAGACGGCGCCGCCCTCGCTCTTGCCGAACTTGGTGCCGTCTGCCTTGGTGACCAGTGGGGTCACGAAGGCGTGCACCGGCCCCGCCCCGCGTCGACGGATGTAGTCGACCCCGGCGGTGATGTTGCCCCACTGGTCCGAGCCGCCGAACTGGAGCTGGCAGCCGTACCGGGTGTGCAGTTCGTAGTAGTCGTGCGACTGGAGGAGCTGGTAGCTGAACTCGGTGTAGCTGATCCCGCTCTCCAGCCGGGCCCGTACCACCTCGCGGGCCAGCATCTTGTTGACCGGGAAGTGCTTGCCGACGTCCCGCAGGAACTCGACCACCGACATGACGCCGGTCCAGTCGAGGTTGTTGACGAGTTGGGCGGCGTTGTCGCCGGTGTAGCTGACGAACGGGGAGAGCTGGTCCCGGATCCGCCCCACCCAGCTGGCCACCACCTCGGGCGGGTTCAGCGTGCGTTCCGCGCTTTCCTTGGGGTCACCGATCTGCCCGGTCGCGCCCCCCACCAGGAGCAATGGGCGGTTTCCGGCCAGTTGCAGGCGGCGCGCGGTGGTGATCTGCATCAGGTTGCCGACGTGCAGGCTCGGCGCGGTCGGATCGAAGCCGACATAGAACCTCACCGGTCCGTTGCCGAACTGCGCCCGCAGTTCGTCCAGGCCGGTGGAGTCCTGGATCAGGCCCCGCCACTGCAGGTCGTCCATCAGCGGTCCCGACCCGGTCGACCCGGTGGGCGAGGCGCTGCTCTCGGTCACGGTGCTGCTATCGGTCACGGTAGGGATTCTCCCCCATCGGGCCTGGTGGGCCCCACCCGGTTATCCCGACCGGTAGGGTGTCCGGCGGATGATCACCCCCGATGCCCGTGGGGCCGGTCGAGGAGGAGCAGTCGTGGACTTTTCTGAACTGACCGGTGGCTTCGCCGGCCTGCTCGGCCTGCGGCTGGACGAGGCGACGCCGGAGCGCGTGGTGATCACCTGGGACTGCCGGCCGGATCTGCACCAGCCGTACGGGATCCAGCACGGCGGCGTGTACAGCTCGGTGGTCGAGACCGCCGGCAGCATCGGCGGCGCGATCTGGTGGGGCGACCGGGGCCAGGTGGTCGGGGTGTCGAACCAGACGGACTTCCTGCGGGCGGTGCGCGAGGGCGAACTGACGGCGGTCGCGACCCCGGTGCACCAGGGGCGCAGTCAGCAGTTGTGGCAGGTCAACATCACCGACGCCGGGGACCGGCTGGTCGCGCGCGGCCAGGTCCGGTTGCAGAATCTGACCCCCGCACCACCGGCCGCCGGGTAACCGTCCGCTCCCCCACATCACGACCCCGATCCCCGGGTACGCGTACGGCCGCGCCGTGGCGCGCGTACCCGGGGATCGGTGCGGTGTGTCCGTACCCGGGTCGGAGGAACGTGCCTCGGCCCGGCGGGTGCCGACGGACGTCGGCGGGCCCGTCGCCGGTGCACGGCGAGCGACGGGGAACAGCCCGATCATCCGATCGACCGCTATTGACCTGAGGAACATCGTCGCGCACAATCCCTATCAATTAAGTAGGGAACACCTTCGCCCGTGTCCTGTTCCTAGTGCCGGACCCCCACGCACCGCCACCGGCAACCGACCGCAGGGAAAGGAACCACCGTGCGCAAACTCCTCCTCCTCGCCCTGGTGGGCCTCGGGGCCCAACTCGTGGACGGCAGCCTGGGCATGGCCTACGGCGTCACCTCCACCACCCTGCTCCTGGCGATCGGCACCAACCCGGCCGCCGCCTCCGCCACCGTCCACCTGGCCGAGATCGGCACCACGCTCGCGTCGGGCGCCTCGCACTGGAAGTTCGGCAACGTCGACTGGAAGGTCGTCGCGAAGATCGGTATCCCCGGCGCGATCGGGGCGTTCGCCGGGGCGACCTTCCTGTCCGGTCTGTCCACCGAGGTCGCCGCGCCGGTGATGGCACTCATCCTGCTCGCGCTCGGTATCTACATCCTGGTTCGCTTCACCGCCTTCGGCATCCCCCGCGACCGGCTCGGCCAGCCGCTGCGCAAGCGGTTCCTCGGGCCACTGGGTGTGGTCGCCGGATTCGTCGACGCCACCGGTGGCGGTGGCTGGGGTCCGGTCGGCACTCCCGCCATCCTGGCCAGCGGCCGGATGGAACCGCGCAAGGTGATCGGGTCGATCGACACCAGCGAGTTCCTGGTCGCGATCGCGGCGAGCCTCGGTTTCCTGGTCGGGATCGGCAGCGAGAACATCGACTTCGGATGGGTGGCCGCGCTGCTGATCGGTGGCGTGATCGCCGCACCGATCGCGGCCTGGCTGGTCCGGCACATCCCGCCGCGGATCCTCGGCTCCGCGGTCGGTGGCGTCATCATCCTGACCAACGCCCGCTCGCTGCTGCGCAGCGACTGGATCGACGCCTCGGACGCCACGCGTTACACCTTCTACGCGGTCATCTACCTGGTCTGGGCGCTGGCGTTGGCGTACTCGATCAAGCAGTACCGGGCCAACCGGGACGCGGAGCAACTGGAGTCGGAGGCCACCGAGCAGCGGCCGTCGGCGACGACCCCGGCCTGATCCGAGGTCCGGCCGCCGCTGGACCGGAGCTCACACCGCCGCGAGGACCTGTTCCTCGCGGCGGCGTTCTGTCTGCCCGTCGCATGCTCGGGTGCTAATGACTCCATTAGACGATGAAAATGAAAACCACTAGCGTCTCCGTCGTTGAGATAACGGAGGAGGCATTGTTGAGAGCGTCAGCATCCTGGGCGATCCGGGCGGTGATCGCGGTCACGACGGTATCCGTCGTCGCCGCCTGCGGTTCCGGAAACGACGACGGTACGTCCGCGTCCCCGGCCGACGGGCAGAAGTTGTCGGTCGTGGCGACCACGCCGGAGGTGGCCGACTTCGTGCGCAATGTCGGCGGTGACGGGGTGCAGGTCACCCAGCTCATCAAACCGAACGTCGACCCGCACGAGTACGAGCCCACCCCCGCCGACATCCAGGCCATCGGCACCGCTTCGGTCGTGGTCAAGAACGGTGTCGGAATGGAGAAGTGGCTGGACCAGACAATCGACGCGGCCGGGTTCGACGGCACCGTCGTGGACACCAGCCAGGGGGTCACCCTGCGCAAGGGCGATCCCGACGACGAGGAGATGGCCGAGGGCGACCCGCACATCTGGCACAACCCGCTGAACGCCAAAATCATGGCGGAGAACATCGAGAAGGCGTTTGTCGCCGCCGATTCCGGCCGGGCGGACACGTACCGGAAGAACTACCGGGACTACGCGGCGAAGCTCGACGCACTCGACGCCGAGAACACGAAGAAGTTCGACGCACTCCCGGCCGACCAACGCAAGCTGGTGACCAACCACGACGCGTTCGGGTATTACATCGACCGATACCGGCTGGAATTCGTCGGCTCGGTGATCCCGAGCATGGACACCAGCGCGGAACTCTCCGCATCCCAACTCACCGACCTGGTCGCCAAGATCAAGGCCACCGGCACCAAGGCGATCTTCAGCGAGAGTTCGCTGCCGCCGAAGAGCGCCGAGGCGATCGCCCAACAGGCCGGCGTCAAGGTGGTCGGCGGTGAGGACGCGCTGTACGGGGACAGCCTCGGCACCGAGGGCACGCCGCAGGGCACCTACATCGGCGCGGAGGAGCACAACACCGACACGATCGTGAAGGCCCTTGGTGGCTGAGTCGCCGCACGGCGTACCGGCGGCCGACGTTGCCCTGCGGTTCTCCCAGGCCAGCGTCGGCTACGCCGGCCGTACCGTGCTCACCGGTGTGCACCTGGCGGTATCGCCGGGCGAGGCACTGGCCCTGGTCGGCCCGAACGGCGCCGGGAAATCCACCCTGATCAAGGCGGTCCTCGGCCTCGCCCAGGTGCTCCACGGTTCACTGACCATCCTCGGCGAGCCATCCGCGCGCTCACGCGGTCGGGCCGCGTACGTGCCCCAGATCGACAGCCTGGACGCCGACTTCCCGGTCTCCGCCGGCCAGGTCGTCCTGATGGGCCGCTACCGGCACACCGGTTGGCTGCGGCCACCCGGTCGGGCCGACCGACGGATCGCCGCCGAGGCACTGGACCGGGTCGGGCTGGCCGACCGGGCCCGTACCCGGTTCGGGCTGCTCTCCGGCGGGCAGCGGCAACGGGTGCTGCTCGCCCGGGCGATAGCGGCGCAGCCCCGCCTGCTGCTGCTGGACGAACCGTTCAACGGCCTCGACGCGCCGAGCCAGGAGGAGATCCTGCGGGTGATGGCGCAGCTCCGGGCAGCCGGGACCGCGCTGGTGGTCAGCACCCACGACCTGGGCATCGCCCGGGACGCCTGCGACACGGTGTGCCTGCTCAACGGGCGCCAGTACGGCTTCGGACCGGTCGGCGAGACCCTCTCCCCGGCGTTGCTGCGCCGGACGTACGGCAACCACGCGGTCGAGCTGGACGGCGGCGCGACGATGCTGGTCGAGCCGTGATGCCGGGCCTGCTGGTCGACCCGTTCGCCGCGCCGTTCATGGCCCGCGCACTGACGGAACTCGCCCTGCTGGCACTGATGTGCGGGCCGGTGAGCGTGTTCATCTTCGTCCGCCGGCTCTCCTTCGTCGCGGACGCGCTCACCCACACCGTCTTCCCCGGCGTGGTGATCGGTTACCTGGCCGGCGGGGTGGAGGGCATCTTCGGCGGGGCGCTCGTCGCCGGCCTGGTCACCGCGATCGCGCTGAGCCTGCTGACCCGCCACGGTCGGCTCACCGAGGACGCGGCGATCGCGGTCATGCTCACCGCGATGTTCTCCGTCGGGGTCATCCTGGTCTCCCGGCGCTCGTCGTACACCGCCGACCTGACCTCGTTCCTGTTCGGGCGGGTACTCACGGTCAGCCGTGAGCAGCTCGTACAGACCGGGGTGCTGGCGGTCGTGGTGCTGGTTCTGCTCGCGGTCAGCGCCCGAGTGCTGATCTTCCGCGCCTTCGACCCGGTCGGCGCCGCCGCGGCCGGCTACCGGATCGGTTGGCTCGACACCTGGTTGAACGTGATCGTCGCCCTGGTCGTGGTCGCCGCTGTCCGCGCCGTGGGCACCGTACTGGTGGTCGCCCTGTTGCTGGTGCCGGCCGCGACCGCGCGGCTGCTCACCGACCGGTTGCTCGCCATGGCGGTGGTCGGGGTCGGGGTCACCCTCGGGGCGGGTTACCTGGGACTGCTGGCGAGCTGGACCGCGTCGGTCGACCACGGCCTGCGACTCACCTCGGCCTCCGCGGTCGTGCTGGCGCTGGTCGCGGCGTACCTGCTGGCCCTGCCGGTCGGCGTGCTGCGGGCCCGCCGGGCCCGGCGACGGGCGACAACCCTCCCGGGTACGTCGGGCGCCGTGCCCGGGCCGACCGGGCTGGTGCACCGATGAGCTGGTGGGACGACGTCTTCCACCGGGCGATGGTGGCGGCGGTGCTGGTCGGCCTGCTGGCCGGTCTGATCGGGGTGCAGGTGGTGCTGCGCCGGCTCTCCTTCTTCACCATGGCGATGAGCCACGCGACGTTTCCCGGTGTGGTCGCGGCCAGCATCATCGGGCTGAACATCTACCTCGGCGGCGCGGTCGCCGGCCTGGTGGTCGCCATCGGGGTGGCCGCGTTGAGCCGGGCCAGGGGGCAGGACGCCGCCGCCGCGACGGGCGTGATCCTCGCCGGTGGTTTCGCGCTCGGGATCGGCCTGGTCGCCACCCAGAACGGGTTCAGCCGGGACCTGTCGTCGTTCCTGGTCGGTTCGATCCTCACCGTGTCCACCGGTGACCTGCTGATGATCGCGGCCGTGCTGGGGGTGGTCGCGCTGGTGCTGACCGTCGGTGCCCGGCAACTGCTGTTCGTCGGCTTCGACCGGGTCGGCGCCCGTGCGGCCGGCTACCGCCCCGGACTGGTCGACCTGGTGCTGCTGGTGCTGATCGAGCTGGTGATCGTGGCGGTGGTGCCGGTGGTCGGCACCATCCTGACCCTGGCCCTGGTGGTCGCACCGGCGGCGGCGGGCCGGGCCTGGTCCGACCGGATCGGCGTCATCACCGCGTTGGCGATGGTGTTCGGCGCGGTCAGCGGGGTCGTCGGGCTGCTGGTCTCGAGCGCGTACGACGTGGCGGCGGGCGCGGCCATCACGCTGGTGGCCACCGCGATCCTGGTCCTCTCCCTGATCGGCGGGCACTGGCTGCGACCGGTGCCGCGCGTACGCGGAAGCGGCCTCGACACGGTCGGTCCGGCGGTCGCGGGTTCCGGGGGAAAGTGACGAAACCCGCGACCGCCGGAGCGTCAGTCCTGCGCCTTGCCGGTGGTCAACCGGGCCAGCAGCAGCGCGACCAGGATGATCAGGCCGTAGATGGCCTGGATCCACTGTGCGGAGACCCCGGCCAGGGTCAGGATGTTGTTGATCAGACCGAGCACGATCACACCGCAGAGCGCGCCGAACAGGGTGCCCTTGCCACCGTCCATGCTCACCCCGCCGATCACCGCCGCGGCGAACACGGTGAAGATCATGCCCTCGCCCTGGGCGGCGGCGACCGATCCGAGCCGACCGGTCATCAACAGCCCGGCCAGCGCGGCCAGCACACCGGCCACCATGAACACGATGAACACGACCCGGTCGGTACGGATACCGGCGGCCCGGGCCGCGTCGGCGTTGCCACCGATGGCGTAGATCGACCGGCCCGACCGGAAGAACCCGAGTACGACGATGCCGACCGCGAACAGCACCCCGCAGAGCCAGATCGAGGCGGGCAGCCCCAGCCACAGCGCGTTGCCCAGGTAGAGCACCGACGGCGGCAGCTCGAACAGGTTCTGACCACCGGTGATGCCGATCTGCAGACCCCGCAGCACGATCAGCATGCCCAGCGTCACGATGAACGCGGACAACCCGAGCCGCAGGATCAACATCCCGTTGAACGCGCCGACCAGCAACCCGATGAGCAGGCAGATCGGGATGGCGAAGGTGGTCGGCCAGTCCGTACCGAGGCCGTTGCTGGCGGCCGGGATCACCAGGGCGACGGCGAGCGCGGGCGCCAACCCGACGGTCGACTCCAGCGACAGGTCGAACTTCCCGCCGATCAGGATGATCGCCTCGGCCAGCACCAGCAGGGACAGCTCCGTCTGCTGCTGCAACACGTTGATGATGTTCGCGGTGCTCAGGAACACCGGGTCGACCAGCGCGCCGACCAGGATCAGCACCAGGATCGCGGGCACCAGCGCGAGGTCGCGCAGGCGGGCCAGGCGCAGCCCGCGTCCGGTGGCCACCGCGGGGGGCGCCACGGTGGCGGTGGTGGTACCGGTCATTGTTGTGCTCCTTCCGGGGCCGCCGGCTGTTCCGCGGCCACTCCCTCCACGGCGGCCACGACGTCGGCGTCCGCCCAACCGGGTGCCAGCTCCCGCGTCACCCGGCCGTGGAACATCACCAGGACCCGGTCACACGTACGCAGGTCGTCGAGTTCGTCCGAGACCATCAGCACCGCGGTGCCGGAGGCGGCCGCGTCGCGTACGGCACCGAGCAGTGATTCCTTGGACCGCACATCCACCCCTGCGGTCGGGTTGATCAGCACCAGCACCCGGGGATCGGTGGAGAGTGCCCGGGCCAGCACCACCTTCTGGGCGTTGCCGCCGGAGAGGCTGTTCACCGGTGCGTCCGGGCCGGGCGCCTTGATGTCGTACCGCTCGATCATGCGACCGGCGGCGGCGTCGCGGCGTTTCGGGATGATCACCCCGGCCGGCCCGAAGCTGCCGTTGATCGGCAGGGTGGCGTTCTCCGCGATGCTGAGCAACGGGATCAGCCCCTCGCGGTGCCGGTCCTGGGGGACCGTGCCGATCCCGGCAGCCAGCGCCGCCGGGACGCTGCCCGGCGGTACGACCCGGTCGCCGAGCACCACCGTGCCGGTGTCGGCCCGGCGCAGGCCGCTGATGGTCTCGGCCAGCGAAACCTTGCCGCTGCTGCCGGAGCCGGTCACACCGACCAGTTCGCCGGAACGCACCTCGAGGTCGATGTCCCGGTAGACGTCGCCCAGACGCAGCCCGTCGACCCGGAGGCTGACCGGCGTGTCCGCCGGCAGCGGTGGCCGGACGGTGCCGGACACCAGGCCGACCGCCTCCCCGGTCATCGCCTCGACCAGCGCCTCCCGGTCCAGCTCGGCGACCGGGCGGGTGAGCACCCACCGGGCGTCGCGCAGCACGGTCACCGTGTCGCAGACCTCGTACACCTCCTGGAGGTGGTGCGAGATGAACAGCAGGGTCACCCCGGCGGCGGACAGGCTGCGTAGCCGGTCGAAGAGTCGCTCGATGGCCACACCGTCGAGCTGCGCGGTCGGTTCGTCCAGGATGATGAACCGGGCACCGGTGGAGAGCGCGCGGGCGATCTCCACCAGTTGCCGCTGTTCGACGTTCAGGTCACCGGCGAGCCGACCCGGATCGACCGCCAGGCCGAACTCGTCCAGCAGCTCACCGGCCCGGCGACGCAACTGCCGCCAGGCGATCGGGCCACGTTCGGTCTGCCGGTTGAGGAAGAGGTTCTCCGCCACGCTGAGCGTCGGGATGATGGTCGACTTCTGGTACACGCAGGCGACCCGGCGCCGCCAAGCGTTCCGGTCGGCCAGCGGCGGCGCCGCCTCGCCACCGAACCGGACCTCGCCGCTGTCCGGCCGTTGCAGCCCGGTCAGGATCGAGACCAGGGTGGACTTGCCGGCGCCGTTGCGTCCGACCAGGGCATGCGTCTCGCCCGTGGTGATCGAGATACCGGCGTCGGCCAGCGCCGTGGTGGCGCCGAACCGCTTGCTGACGCCCACCGCCTCGACGGCCACGCCGGGTGCCGCGCCCGTGCCCGGGGCGGTGGCCCCGGGCACGGCGACACTGTTCGGGTTGTCGGGTGAAGACATCACTTCTTGACCTGGTTGCCCCACAACCCGGCGTCGTCGACGTTGGCCGCGGTGACCAGCGGCGCCGGGAGTTGGTCCTCGAGCTGGCCGTTGCCGACGTCGACGATGGTGCTGCCGTGGTCGGTCGGGCCGGGGGTGAAGGTCTTACCCTCGACCGCGGCCTTGGCGTAGAAGAGCGCGTACTTGGCGTACAGGTCGGCCGGCTGGGAGACGGTCGCGTCGATCTCACCCTTGCGGATCGCGTCGAACTCCTGCGGGATGCCGTCGTTGGAGACGATGAAGATGTGCTTGGGGTCGGTCGGCGGCACCAGCAGGTTCTTCGACCGGAGCAGTTGCAGGGTCGGGGCGAGGAACACGCCGCCGGCCTGCATGTAGACACCCTTGATGTCGGGGTGCTGGGCGAGCCGGGTCTGCAGGGCGGCGGACGCCTTGGCGCCCTCCCACTCGGTCGGCTCGGCGAAGATGGTGATGTTCGGGAACTTGGTCTTCATGCACTCGGCGAACGCCTCGGAGCGGTCCCGGCCGTTGACCGAGGAGAGCGAGCCCTGGAACTCGATCACCTTGCCGTTGCCGCCGAGCTTCTCGCCGAGGAACTCGCACGCCTTCTGCCCGTACGCCCGGTTGTCGGCGCGTACGACCATGAAGACCTTGCCCTTGTCGGGGCGGGTGTCGACCGAGACCACCGGGATCTTCTTCTGTTCGAGCTGGGCCAGGGTGGTGGCGATCGCACCGGTGTCCTGCGGTGCCATCACGATCGCCTTGGCACCCTGGCTGGTCAGGGCCTGGGCGTTGGCGACCAGCTTCGCGATGTCGTTCTGCGAGTTGGTCGGGCCCATCAGGTTGATGCCCTCTTCGGTCGCGTACTGCGGGATGTACTTCGCGTACGAGTTCCAGAAGTCCGAGTCCGCGCGGGGCAGGTCGACCGCGATCGGGGGCGGGTTGCCGTCCGTACCACCGGTGGTGGTGTCGGCGGAGTCGCCGCAGCCGGTGGCGGTCAGGGCAAAGGTGACGACCAGCGCCGCGGTGACCGCGGCGCGCCTGGTCAGTTCCATGGTGATCCTCACTGTCGGGACGGAAACGCTGGGTGGGGATGCGCTGGTCTTACCGTGTGACAGGTTGCTAACCGTGGTGACAGGTGTCGCTGGGGTACTTCTTCTTCGGGTGCGTGCGGAACTACTTCGGTGGTGCCGGTAACCGGAGCCCGTGCATGCCGCCGTCGACGGCGAGCACGGTTCCGGTGGTCGCGCCGGCCAGCGGACTGGCCAGGTAGGCGATGGCCGCGGCGACCTCGTCCGCACTGACCAGGCGGCCGGTGGGTTGACGGGCCTGCAGGGCGGCGAGTTCGGCGTCCGGGTCGGCGGCGGTGGCGAGCAGGCGGCGTACCCAGGGGGTGTCCACGGTGCCGGGGTTGACGCAGCAGACCCGGATCCCCTCGCGTACGTGGTCGGCCGCCATCGCCGCGGTCAACGCCTGCACCGCGCCCTTGGTCGCGCTGTAGAGCGCCCGGTTGGGCAGCCCGGCGTGCGCGGCGATCGAGCAGGTGTTGACGATGACCGCGTGGCGGGACTCGCGCAGCCGGGGCAGGGCGGCCCGGCTCACCCGGACCAGGCCCACCACGTTGACGTCGTACACCCGGTGCCACTCGTCGTCCGGGTTGCTCTCCACCGTGCCGACCGCGCCGATGCCGGCGTTGTTGACCAGGATGTCGATCCCGCCGAGCCGCTCGACCACCCGGTCGATCGCCGCCCGGACCGAGTTGTCGTCGCGGACGTCGGCGGGTACGCCGAACAGCGGCTCGGGCACGGCCGTGTGGTCGAGGTCGAGGCAGGCCACCCGCGCTCCCCGGGCGGCGAGGAACCGGGCGGTGGCCAGCCCGATCCCGGAGGCGCCGCCGGTGACCACGGCGACCAGACCGTCGAACTCAGTGCTGACCCGGGCGATGTCGCTCATGACGGGTCCACCTTCCAGACCGGGCCGTCGGGGTAGACGTGGTCGGCGAGGCTGCGGGGGTGCATGGTGGAGCTGAAGCCGGCGGTGGTGGGCGCCTGGTAGCGGCCGTTACGGATGCGTACCGGGTCGACGAAGTGTTCGTGCAGGTGGTCGACGTACTCGATGATCCGGTTCTCCATCGTTCCCGTCACCGCGACGTAGTCGAACATCGACAGATGTTGTACCAGCTCGCAGAGGCCCACGCCGCCCGCGTGCGGGCAGACCGGGACGCCGAACTTGGCGGCGAGCAACAGGATCGCGATGTTCTCGTTGACCCCGGCGACCCGGGCCGCGTCGAGCTGGACGAAGGCGACCGCGTCGAGCTGGAGCAACTGCTTGAACATCACCCGGTTCTGTACGTGTTCGCCGGTGGCGACCGGGATCGGCGCGATCCGCCGGGCGATCGCCGCGTGGC of the Micromonospora sp. NBC_01796 genome contains:
- a CDS encoding sugar ABC transporter substrate-binding protein, with protein sequence MELTRRAAVTAALVVTFALTATGCGDSADTTTGGTDGNPPPIAVDLPRADSDFWNSYAKYIPQYATEEGINLMGPTNSQNDIAKLVANAQALTSQGAKAIVMAPQDTGAIATTLAQLEQKKIPVVSVDTRPDKGKVFMVVRADNRAYGQKACEFLGEKLGGNGKVIEFQGSLSSVNGRDRSEAFAECMKTKFPNITIFAEPTEWEGAKASAALQTRLAQHPDIKGVYMQAGGVFLAPTLQLLRSKNLLVPPTDPKHIFIVSNDGIPQEFDAIRKGEIDATVSQPADLYAKYALFYAKAAVEGKTFTPGPTDHGSTIVDVGNGQLEDQLPAPLVTAANVDDAGLWGNQVKK
- a CDS encoding SDR family NAD(P)-dependent oxidoreductase, whose translation is MSDIARVSTEFDGLVAVVTGGASGIGLATARFLAARGARVACLDLDHTAVPEPLFGVPADVRDDNSVRAAIDRVVERLGGIDILVNNAGIGAVGTVESNPDDEWHRVYDVNVVGLVRVSRAALPRLRESRHAVIVNTCSIAAHAGLPNRALYSATKGAVQALTAAMAADHVREGIRVCCVNPGTVDTPWVRRLLATAADPDAELAALQARQPTGRLVSADEVAAAIAYLASPLAGATTGTVLAVDGGMHGLRLPAPPK